A genomic segment from Chitinophaga niabensis encodes:
- a CDS encoding acyltransferase family protein: MAHTNGKLAGLDHLRALAIITVLFYHYRMFKHPEWIDDVMGFGWTGVDLFFVLSGYLISSQLFASIAVAKPISLPEFFIKRFFRIIPAYLVVLAIYFLVPAFHEKEALPPLWKFLTFTQNFDFDIKHFGTFSHVWSLCVEEHFYLLFPLALITIVYFNATKRGGAFLSGLLLFGFAARLFTWYTLVAPDAGNDTFGITWYKQIYYPTYNRLDGLLAGVSIAALFTFKPSAKEWITKYGNVTLVLGFIVLTGAWFLCEDQKSFYASIFGFPLVAAGYGLLVVAALSPNCVLYKYNSRFTAWIAKLSFGLYLIHKGVMHVIQPLLAKMNIEPKGNLMFLLCLAGTILAALVLYKTVEEPFLRLRQRILASKFPAIHKGQLSKTLQ, encoded by the coding sequence ATGGCGCATACAAACGGAAAGCTTGCAGGGCTGGATCATTTAAGAGCATTGGCTATTATCACTGTGTTGTTTTATCATTACAGGATGTTCAAACATCCGGAGTGGATAGACGATGTAATGGGTTTTGGCTGGACGGGGGTAGACCTCTTTTTTGTATTAAGCGGCTACCTGATCTCCTCGCAATTGTTCGCCAGCATAGCAGTAGCGAAACCCATTTCTTTACCTGAGTTTTTCATTAAACGTTTCTTCAGGATCATTCCTGCTTACCTGGTAGTCCTGGCCATTTATTTCTTAGTCCCTGCATTCCATGAAAAGGAGGCCTTACCTCCGCTTTGGAAGTTCCTCACCTTCACGCAGAACTTTGACTTTGATATTAAGCATTTTGGCACCTTTTCACATGTTTGGTCACTGTGCGTAGAAGAGCATTTTTATTTGCTCTTCCCATTGGCGCTGATAACAATAGTATATTTCAATGCTACAAAGAGGGGAGGGGCGTTCTTATCAGGTTTGCTACTTTTTGGATTTGCGGCAAGGCTATTTACCTGGTATACGTTGGTTGCGCCGGATGCAGGAAATGATACTTTTGGAATTACCTGGTACAAACAGATCTATTACCCTACCTACAACAGGCTGGATGGCTTGCTGGCAGGTGTTTCCATTGCTGCATTATTTACATTTAAACCATCTGCTAAAGAATGGATCACAAAGTATGGGAATGTTACCCTGGTGCTGGGCTTTATCGTGTTAACAGGTGCCTGGTTCCTGTGTGAGGATCAGAAAAGCTTTTATGCATCTATATTCGGTTTCCCGCTAGTGGCTGCTGGTTATGGATTGCTGGTAGTGGCTGCACTAAGTCCCAATTGTGTATTATATAAATACAATAGCCGCTTTACTGCATGGATTGCAAAATTATCCTTTGGGCTTTATCTTATACATAAGGGAGTTATGCACGTAATACAGCCATTGTTGGCAAAAATGAATATTGAACCTAAAGGAAATCTGATGTTCCTGTTATGCCTGGCAGGAACTATTCTGGCTGCGTTGGTATTATACAAAAC
- a CDS encoding secondary thiamine-phosphate synthase enzyme YjbQ, whose product MRIFQQALRLKQRSRGFHLITAEVARALPQIGELKAGMCQVFIRHTSASLTINENADPTVRMDFETYFNKVAPEDDPDYLHNYEGSDDMPAHLKASLLGSSVLIPIYNGKLALGTWQGIYLCEHRDAGGERELVITAWGA is encoded by the coding sequence ATGAGAATATTCCAGCAGGCATTACGGCTGAAACAAAGAAGCAGGGGCTTTCACCTGATCACTGCAGAAGTGGCCAGGGCCTTACCACAGATCGGCGAGCTGAAAGCAGGAATGTGCCAGGTATTTATCAGGCATACCTCAGCATCACTTACCATCAATGAGAATGCGGACCCAACAGTGAGAATGGATTTTGAAACGTACTTCAATAAGGTGGCGCCGGAGGATGATCCGGACTACCTGCATAACTATGAAGGGTCAGACGATATGCCTGCGCATCTTAAAGCTTCCCTGCTGGGCAGTTCTGTTCTTATCCCTATTTATAATGGAAAGCTGGCCCTGGGTACCTGGCAGGGCATTTACCTTTGCGAACACAGGGATGCAGGAGGGGAAAGAGAATTAGTGATCACTGCATGGGGAGCATGA
- a CDS encoding glycoside hydrolase family 5 protein, whose amino-acid sequence MERRSFIKNTGLLTIGAGIAGTTAFAAELPANKLPNWRGFNLLDFFSPKPSATGRKTTEDHFRWMRDWGFDFVRIPIAYPYYLAFDHNKQITPEEVYKIDEARVEEIEKLVAMAHRYNIHVSLNLHRAPGYCINAGFHEPYNLWKDEEALKAFCYHWSFWAKRFKHVSEKKISFDLLNEPAMREDMNDQHSRITAVPGQVYRKVAQAAATAIRTENPSRLIIADGNNVGTSVIPEIIDLDIAQSCRGYYPGKISHYKAPWANKDPENLPEPKWPGQVGNEYLGREMLEKHYQPWIDLVKKGVGVHCGECGCWNKTPHAVFLAWFGDVLDILQSNKIGFGLWEFSGDFGVLNSRRADVEYEDWYGQKLDRKLLTLLQRTH is encoded by the coding sequence ATGGAACGTCGCTCTTTTATAAAAAATACGGGATTATTGACTATAGGCGCAGGTATTGCCGGTACTACAGCCTTCGCAGCAGAACTTCCTGCCAATAAGCTGCCTAATTGGAGGGGCTTTAACCTCCTGGACTTCTTTTCTCCCAAACCTTCCGCCACAGGCCGTAAAACAACAGAAGACCATTTCCGCTGGATGCGGGACTGGGGCTTTGATTTTGTGCGCATCCCCATAGCATATCCTTATTACCTGGCTTTTGATCATAATAAACAGATCACTCCGGAAGAAGTATATAAAATAGATGAGGCGCGGGTAGAAGAAATTGAAAAACTCGTGGCGATGGCGCATCGTTACAATATACATGTAAGCCTGAACCTGCATCGTGCTCCGGGTTATTGTATCAATGCCGGTTTCCATGAACCGTACAATTTATGGAAGGATGAAGAAGCGCTGAAGGCATTTTGCTACCACTGGAGTTTCTGGGCAAAGCGGTTTAAGCATGTATCCGAAAAGAAGATCAGTTTCGACCTGCTGAATGAACCTGCTATGCGGGAAGATATGAATGATCAGCATTCCAGGATAACAGCTGTACCCGGGCAGGTTTATCGTAAGGTAGCGCAGGCGGCGGCAACTGCTATCCGCACAGAAAATCCTTCCCGCCTGATCATTGCAGATGGAAATAATGTAGGTACATCAGTGATCCCCGAGATCATAGACCTGGATATTGCACAAAGTTGCCGTGGATACTATCCGGGAAAGATCTCTCATTACAAAGCTCCCTGGGCCAATAAAGATCCGGAGAACCTGCCTGAGCCAAAGTGGCCGGGCCAGGTGGGCAATGAATACCTGGGCAGGGAAATGCTGGAAAAGCATTACCAGCCATGGATCGATCTGGTAAAAAAAGGAGTAGGGGTACATTGTGGTGAATGTGGTTGCTGGAACAAAACGCCGCATGCTGTTTTCCTCGCATGGTTCGGCGATGTGCTGGATATCCTGCAAAGCAATAAGATCGGTTTTGGACTATGGGAGTTCAGCGGGGATTTTGGCGTACTCAATTCCAGAAGGGCTGACGTTGAATACGAAGATTGGTATGGTCAGAAGCTGGACAGGAAATTGCTGACACTGTTACAGCGGACGCATTGA